The following coding sequences are from one Bacillota bacterium window:
- the moaC gene encoding cyclic pyranopterin monophosphate synthase MoaC, whose translation MGDLTHVDERGQVRMVDVGLKQETRRIAVASGRIQMRPETLRLIMEGKAPKGDVFATARIAAITGTKLTPFIVPLCHSIGVTGVEVELTPCSEGGQAFVFCQVSVSTVGRTGAEMEAMAGVASSLLAIYDMCKAVDRGMEITDVRLELKDGGKSGRFDRKLEAER comes from the coding sequence TTGGGAGATCTCACTCACGTAGATGAGCGCGGGCAGGTCAGAATGGTGGACGTGGGGCTCAAGCAGGAGACCCGGAGGATTGCGGTGGCATCAGGCCGAATCCAGATGAGACCCGAGACCCTCAGGTTGATCATGGAAGGCAAGGCGCCGAAGGGAGACGTGTTCGCAACGGCCCGGATCGCCGCGATCACAGGCACCAAGCTCACCCCATTCATCGTTCCCCTATGTCACAGCATCGGCGTGACAGGGGTGGAGGTGGAGTTGACACCCTGCTCCGAGGGCGGCCAGGCGTTTGTGTTCTGTCAGGTGTCGGTCTCAACTGTGGGACGGACGGGGGCTGAGATGGAGGCAATGGCGGGTGTGGCTTCAAGTCTTCTCGCGATCTACGACATGTGCAAGGCGGTCGACCGGGGGATGGAGATAACCGATGTGCGACTGGAACTGAAGGACGGCGGGAAAAGCGGGCGATTTGATCGGAAGCTGGAGGCCGAAAGGTAG
- the moaA gene encoding GTP 3',8-cyclase MoaA → MPLIDSFGRRIEYLRMSVTDKCDLRCVYCMPPSGVALRSHDEVLRNEEFARVARVAVGLGITKIRVTGGEPLVRRGIVDLVREIAAIPGLRDLAMTTNGQRLDVLAGDLVRAGLRRVNVSLDSMRPDTYSNITRGGDLARVISGIAAAERSELVPIRLNVVVLGGVNDGEIEDFARLTFAKPWDVRFIEAMPFAGRLRQVESRHVPIAEVRARVAALARHGLERLPTPGGENSSDWQWPGGHGGLSMGPADYARLPGAVGRVGFIGYSGHEEGFCSMCNRLRITCDGKVRPCLVERRSVDLRGPLRGGASDEELAEVIVSAVRAKPAGRNVTPGGHAEVADSMNQVGG, encoded by the coding sequence CCCCTGATTGACTCTTTTGGAAGGCGGATCGAGTACCTGCGCATGTCTGTGACGGACAAATGTGACCTCAGGTGCGTCTACTGCATGCCTCCATCAGGCGTCGCCCTGAGGAGTCACGATGAAGTCTTGAGAAATGAGGAATTCGCGCGAGTTGCCAGAGTTGCAGTGGGCCTCGGCATTACGAAGATCAGGGTCACTGGCGGGGAGCCGCTCGTCAGGCGAGGCATAGTGGACCTCGTGCGGGAGATTGCTGCGATCCCTGGCCTCCGCGACCTGGCAATGACCACAAATGGGCAGAGGCTGGATGTGCTCGCCGGGGATCTGGTCCGGGCCGGGCTCAGGCGGGTCAACGTGAGCCTGGATTCGATGCGGCCCGATACCTACTCCAACATAACCCGGGGAGGGGATCTCGCCCGGGTGATTTCCGGCATAGCCGCGGCTGAACGCTCAGAGCTTGTACCCATACGGCTCAACGTGGTAGTGCTGGGAGGCGTGAACGACGGGGAGATCGAGGATTTCGCCAGGTTGACCTTTGCCAAGCCGTGGGACGTCCGGTTCATAGAGGCCATGCCATTCGCCGGCAGGCTCCGCCAAGTCGAGAGTAGGCACGTTCCCATAGCGGAGGTCCGCGCGCGCGTAGCCGCCCTTGCCAGGCACGGTCTCGAGAGACTCCCCACACCGGGCGGGGAGAACTCCTCCGACTGGCAATGGCCAGGTGGCCACGGGGGTCTATCAATGGGTCCTGCTGACTATGCAAGACTGCCCGGAGCCGTCGGTAGAGTAGGGTTCATCGGGTATTCCGGGCACGAGGAAGGTTTCTGCTCCATGTGCAACCGCCTCCGGATCACCTGCGACGGCAAGGTCAGGCCATGTCTCGTCGAGCGTAGATCCGTGGACTTGAGAGGACCCTTGCGTGGTGGCGCGTCCGACGAAGAGCTGGCTGAGGTAATCGTGTCGGCTGTTCGGGCGAAACCCGCGGGAAGAAACGTGACGCCCGGCGGACACGCAGAGGTGGCGGACTCAATGAACCAGGTAGGAGGTTAG
- a CDS encoding molybdopterin-binding protein, with amino-acid sequence MAFVAAVSVSKEKGTQKENVPEAVLRAGYGIEGDAHAGDWPRQVSLLAEESIGKMRDLGLDLHPGDFAENITTAGIDLTALPVGAKLTVHPRGETSLTSVASSILLELTQIGKECHRGCAVFQRVGDCVMPREGVFTRVLRGGSIRPGYEIEAGHFGFGLVTASDKGSRREREDLSGQAARELLAASGIILCDYAVVPDERETIRTVLERMCSLGLDLVVTTGGTGMGPRDVTPDATGDVIDREVPGIPEAMRTAGMRETPRAMLSRARAGTRGRTLVINLPGSPRGVRESLGAILPALAHGLEILTGRSGECGREGR; translated from the coding sequence GTGGCGTTTGTAGCTGCAGTCTCGGTAAGCAAGGAGAAAGGGACGCAAAAGGAGAACGTGCCCGAGGCAGTGCTAAGGGCGGGTTATGGGATCGAAGGAGATGCTCATGCGGGGGACTGGCCGAGGCAGGTCAGCTTGCTCGCGGAGGAGAGCATAGGTAAGATGCGCGACCTGGGGCTGGACCTACACCCCGGCGACTTCGCGGAGAACATCACAACTGCAGGTATAGACCTGACGGCTCTGCCGGTGGGAGCGAAGCTCACTGTGCACCCGCGAGGCGAAACCAGCTTGACCTCAGTCGCGTCATCGATCTTGCTCGAGCTTACGCAGATAGGCAAGGAGTGCCATAGAGGCTGCGCGGTCTTCCAGCGCGTGGGGGACTGTGTCATGCCGAGGGAAGGCGTGTTCACGCGGGTTCTCCGCGGTGGTTCCATCAGGCCGGGCTACGAAATCGAGGCCGGGCACTTCGGGTTCGGGCTCGTAACCGCAAGTGACAAAGGGTCCAGGAGGGAGCGGGAGGATCTTTCGGGGCAGGCTGCCCGTGAGTTGCTTGCTGCCTCCGGGATCATCCTCTGCGACTACGCTGTGGTCCCGGATGAACGGGAGACGATCCGGACTGTCCTCGAGCGAATGTGCTCTCTCGGCCTGGACCTTGTGGTCACCACCGGTGGGACAGGGATGGGGCCGAGAGACGTAACACCTGACGCCACGGGGGACGTGATCGACCGTGAAGTCCCAGGTATTCCCGAAGCCATGCGCACTGCGGGAATGCGTGAGACTCCAAGAGCCATGCTGTCCCGGGCCAGAGCTGGCACGCGCGGGCGCACCCTCGTCATCAACCTGCCCGGCAGTCCCAGGGGCGTAAGGGAGTCCCTGGGCGCGATCCTGCCCGCGCTCGCACATGGCCTCGAGATCCTGACAGGCCGTTCCGGAGAGTGCGGACGGGAGGGTAGATAG